The following are encoded in a window of Streptomyces sp. SAT1 genomic DNA:
- a CDS encoding chorismate mutase yields the protein MTTTAATTTPTPTATATDATGARSAEAAGVITDARERIDALDDRILGLVQERMAVSAVVQKARIGSGGRRVHLSREMEILGRYRDALGRPGTSLAMTLLELCRGTV from the coding sequence ATGACCACCACCGCCGCGACCACGACCCCGACCCCGACCGCTACCGCTACCGATGCGACCGGTGCCCGCTCCGCCGAGGCCGCGGGCGTCATCACCGACGCGCGCGAACGCATCGACGCGCTCGACGACCGGATCCTGGGCCTGGTCCAGGAACGGATGGCGGTGTCGGCCGTCGTCCAGAAGGCCCGGATCGGCTCGGGCGGGCGGCGCGTCCACCTCTCCCGCGAGATGGAGATCCTCGGCCGCTACCGCGACGCCCTCGGCAGGCCGGGCACCAGCCTGGCGATGACCCTGCTGGAGCTGTGCCGCGGCACGGTCTGA
- a CDS encoding GMC oxidoreductase, whose product MSQENSVPEQDEAAYDEAAYDYDVIVVGSGFGGSVSALRLTEKGYRVGVLEAGRRFTRKSLPKNSWDLKNYLWAPKLGLYGIQRIHLLGNVMVLAGAGVGGGSLNYANTLYVPPKPFFEDPQWRDITDWQEELAPYYDQARRMLGVRLNPTMTPSDVHLKAAAQRMGVGDTFHMAPVGVFFGDGEDADGTAKARPGQQVADPYFGGAGPDRRACVECGECMTGCRHGAKNTLNENYLHLAEKAGAVVHPMTTVVSVTDDSRGGYAVATLPTDDRKKGAGRVLTARRVVLAAGTYGTQTLLHRMKAGRQLPYLSERLGELTRTNSEALVGAQTDNRRYRAVTGQARPDFTRGVAITSSFHPDENTHIEPVRYGKGSNSMGGLSILQVPFADGGSRVAAWLANAARHPLLVLRSLSNRRWSERSIIGLVMQSLDNSLTTYLKPDGVGKGLLTARQGHGAPNPKQIKAATEGASALAAEINGFAGSNVGELMGTPLTAHFLGGCPIGDSPETGVIDPYHRLYGHPGISVVDGAAVSANLGVNPSLTITAQAERAMSYWPNKGEADPRPAQGAAYERLKPVEPREPAVPAGAFGALRLPFLGIPAVPPKKK is encoded by the coding sequence GTGTCGCAGGAGAACTCCGTCCCCGAGCAGGACGAAGCGGCGTACGACGAAGCGGCGTACGACTACGACGTCATCGTCGTGGGTTCCGGGTTCGGCGGGTCCGTCTCCGCGCTCCGCCTGACCGAGAAGGGCTACCGCGTCGGCGTCCTGGAGGCGGGCCGCCGCTTCACCCGCAAGAGCCTGCCGAAGAACTCCTGGGACCTGAAGAACTACCTGTGGGCCCCGAAGCTCGGCCTGTACGGCATCCAGCGCATCCATCTGCTGGGCAACGTCATGGTGCTGGCCGGCGCCGGGGTCGGCGGCGGCTCCCTCAACTACGCCAACACCCTCTACGTACCGCCGAAGCCCTTCTTCGAGGACCCGCAGTGGCGGGACATCACCGACTGGCAGGAGGAGCTGGCGCCCTACTACGACCAGGCCCGGCGCATGCTGGGCGTCCGGCTGAACCCGACGATGACCCCCTCCGACGTGCATCTGAAGGCGGCGGCGCAGCGCATGGGCGTCGGCGACACCTTCCACATGGCGCCGGTCGGGGTGTTCTTCGGCGACGGCGAGGACGCCGACGGCACCGCCAAGGCGCGGCCGGGTCAGCAGGTCGCCGACCCCTACTTCGGCGGGGCCGGGCCGGACCGCAGGGCCTGCGTCGAGTGCGGCGAGTGCATGACGGGCTGCCGGCACGGCGCGAAGAACACGCTCAACGAGAACTACCTGCACCTCGCCGAGAAGGCGGGCGCGGTGGTCCACCCGATGACGACGGTCGTCTCCGTCACCGACGACTCACGGGGCGGCTACGCGGTCGCCACGCTCCCGACCGACGACCGGAAGAAGGGCGCGGGCCGCGTTCTCACCGCCCGCCGGGTGGTCCTGGCCGCCGGCACCTACGGCACCCAGACCCTGCTGCACCGCATGAAGGCGGGCCGTCAGCTCCCGTACCTCTCCGAGCGGCTCGGCGAGCTGACCCGCACCAACTCCGAGGCGCTGGTGGGCGCGCAGACCGACAACCGGCGCTACCGCGCGGTGACCGGCCAGGCGCGGCCCGACTTCACCCGCGGCGTCGCCATCACCTCGTCCTTCCACCCCGACGAGAACACCCACATCGAGCCGGTCCGCTACGGCAAGGGCTCCAACTCGATGGGCGGCCTGTCCATCCTCCAGGTGCCGTTCGCGGACGGCGGTTCGCGGGTCGCGGCCTGGCTGGCGAACGCCGCCCGCCATCCGCTGCTCGTCCTGCGCTCGCTGTCCAACCGCCGCTGGTCGGAACGTTCCATCATCGGCCTGGTCATGCAGTCCCTGGACAACTCCCTGACGACGTACCTGAAACCGGACGGCGTCGGCAAGGGCCTGCTCACCGCCCGCCAGGGCCACGGCGCACCCAACCCCAAGCAGATCAAGGCCGCCACCGAGGGCGCCTCCGCGCTCGCCGCCGAGATCAACGGCTTCGCCGGTTCCAACGTGGGCGAGCTGATGGGCACCCCGCTCACCGCGCACTTCCTCGGCGGCTGCCCCATCGGCGACTCGCCCGAGACCGGTGTCATCGACCCGTACCACCGGCTGTACGGCCACCCCGGCATCTCGGTCGTGGACGGCGCAGCGGTCTCCGCGAACCTGGGCGTCAACCCGTCGCTGACCATCACCGCCCAGGCCGAACGCGCGATGTCGTACTGGCCGAACAAGGGCGAGGCCGACCCGCGTCCGGCGCAGGGCGCGGCCTACGAGCGGCTGAAGCCGGTGGAGCCGCGCGAACCGGCGGTCCCGGCCGGTGCGTTCGGCGCGCTGCGGCTGCCGTTCCTGGGCATACCCGCGGTGCCGCCGAAGAAGAAGTAG